The Euphorbia lathyris chromosome 2, ddEupLath1.1, whole genome shotgun sequence genome includes a window with the following:
- the LOC136218232 gene encoding uncharacterized protein isoform X2, which produces MFAVNSKLLVLGFLVAVYATGSRGGESSTCLTVYKKGGAPAVFRSPKCPLWELPNYDIRSRTSTNAADGSLCQSAMLQGRRKFQEDRTFCALDILIPFPGKTGLREVMVGIVAVFDGHNGAEASEMASKLLLEYFALHTYFLLDATYTLVLKESTGRLPSKEGKDAAFQVLNWDEKLGRHELNFDRSNFFVPEKFDDSFHLRVLKEALMRAIHDIDATFSMATSRKNLDSGSTATIVLIADAHILVANVGDSKALLCSEKFQSPAEARATLLRLYRERRRNGVVSPVRYHDNIKLITSNGLAHFIVDELTRDHHPDRDDEKFRVETAGGYVHEWGGVARVNGQLAVSRAIGDVYYKRYGVISAPEVTDWQPVSKNDTYLVVASDGMFEKLNLQDVCDLLWEVHSHGTERSELSSSCSHSLAECLVNTAIERGSMDNVATVVVPLGSLGIPQRLVRERCIGDDDMDCSSIGLKKPTHGLLDNDLITSELIQLRHGHPLISKFDRLLVEGKHGNFGCYYLSENLNDASTMQDLTNNRESYLYDLPQALPEAFSHQYDGPLNLYNDLNLCLRFGTIVGGAKDQCPNPDGFANFLGLLESIPFPDDGSNYGSNDYATPNLRYVLKKRFGRGSYGEVWLGLYWNCHQDSNASKNENFSFSKCSNQNRSKSAHSTAHDCNAGSNDNFFVLKRIMVERGAAVYLSGLREKYFGEVFLNASRCLGGLLVDGIMNSPVEEWQSDFEEVIEINKSVHELGNNWHFANMLPHRFRLQRSTYEEGLNHIARYVESFESQSNEIWLVFHHEGLSLSKLMYSVDSAQEKIDEVKHVQVLHPSKWWHWLKTTEAGNEEMRNLIWQLLIALKSCHDRNITHRDIKPENMVICFEDQDSGRCLNGVPGGHKNYTTKMRIIDFGSGMDEFTLKHLYGSSGPSRAEQTYEYAPPEALLNASWYQGPPGSNMKYDMWSVGVVILELVLGSPNVFQVGSLTRALLDPHIEGWNEDLKELAYKLRSFMELCILIPGSSTKHHQPMGEGGASPASWRCSEEFFSQQIKSRDPLKLGFPNVWALRLVRQLLLWNPEDRLSVDDALQHPYFQHPPRR; this is translated from the exons ATGTTCGCAGTTAATTCGAAGCTTCTGGTTTTAGGGTTTCTTGTCGCTGTATATGCAACTGGAAGTCGTGGAGGAGAATCATCGACGTGTTTGACGGTGTACAAAAAAGGCGGTGCTCCGGCTGTGTTCCGATCTCCAAAATGTCCTCTCTGGGAGCTTCCAAATTATGATATTCGATCGCGAACCTCCACAAATGCTGCTGACGGCAGCCTTTGTCAATCTGCCATGCTTCAGGGTCGAAGAAAGTTTCAGGAGGATCGCACCTTCTGCGCCCTCGATATTCTCATTCCATTTCCTG GAAAAACTGGGCTTAGGGAGGTTATGGTTGGCATTGTAGCAGTTTTTGATGGTCATAACGGTGCTGAGGCTAGTGAGATGGCTTCAAAATTGCTGCTGGAGTATTTTGCTCTACATACATATTTTCTTTTGGATGCAACATATACTTTAGTGCTGAAGGAATCCACAGGAAGATTGCCTAGTAAGGAAGGAAAAGATGCTGCATTTCAGGTGTTAAATTGGGATGAAAAACTTGGTCGGCATGAATTGAACTTTGATAG GTCTAATTTTTTTGTGCCAGAAAAGTTTGATGATTCCTTTCATTTAAGAGTCCTGAAGGAAGCACTAATGAGGGCAATCCATGACATTGATGCAACATTTTCTATGGCAA CATCTCGAAAAAATCTTGATTCAGGTTCTACAGCCACCATTGTGCTTATAGCAGACGCTCACATATTAGTTGCCAATGTTGGAGATTCAAAGGCTCTTTTGTGCTCTGAAAAATTTCAGTCTCCTGCTGAGGCAAGAG CCACTTTATTAAGGTTATACAGAGAGCGGAGACGTAATGGAGTTGTTTCACCTGTAAGATATCATGACAACATTAAATTGATTACTTCCAATGGACTGGCACATTTTATTGTTGACGAATTGACTAGAGATCATCATCCGGATAGAGATGATGAAAAGTTTCGGGTGGAGACTGCTGGTGGGTATGTTCATGAGTGGGGTGGTGTGGCTAGAGTAAATGGCCAGTTGGCTGTTTCCCGAGCTATTGGCGATGTGTATTATAAGAG ATATGGTGTCATATCTGCACCCGAAGTGACAGACTGGCAACCTGTCTCCAAAAATGATACTTATCTAGTGGTTGCTTCTGATGGCATGTTTGAGAAGTTGAACTTGCAAGATGTGTGTGATCTACTTTGGGAAGTACACAGCCATGGAACTGAGAGGTCGGAACTTTCTTCTTCATGTTCACATTCATTAGCTGAATGCTTAGTGAACACTGCCATTGAAAGAGGCAGCATGGACAATGTGGCAACTGTTGTTGTTCCATTAGGCTCTCTAGGAATTCCCCAAAGATTGGTGAGGGAAAGGTGTATTGGTGACGATGATATGGATTGCTCATCTATAGGACTGAAGAAGCCCACCCATGGACTTTTAg ATAATGACCTCATTACTTCTGAACTCATACAGTTGAGACATGGACATCCTCTTATTTCCAAGTTTGACAGGTTATTG GTTGAAGGAAAACATGGGAACTTTGGATGTTATTACTTGTCTGAGAATTTAAATGATGCAAGTACCATGCAAGATCTAACTAATAACAGAGAAAGTTATTTGTATGACTTACCTCAGGCCCTACCAGAAGCATTCAGTCACCAGTATG ATGGACCTCTAAATTTGTACAATGACCTGAATTTGTGCTTGCGTTTTGGGACGATTGTTGGTGGAGCTAAAGATCAATGCCCTAATCCTGATGGCTTTGCTAATTTCCTTGGTTTACTTGAATCTATTCCTTTTCCCGATGATGGTTCAAATTATGGATCAAATGATTATGCAACGCCTAATCTAAG GTATGTGCTAAAGAAAAGGTTTGGTCGTGGATCATATGGTGAAGTGTGGCTGGGTCTTTATTGGAACTGTCATCAAGACAGCAATGCTTCAAAAAATGAGAATTTCTCATTTAGTAAATGTTCTAATCAAAATAGAAGTAAATCAGCTCATAGCACTGCTCACGATTGCAATGCTGGTTCTAATGACAACTTTTTCGTTCTTAAACGCATCATG GTGGAGAGGGGAGCTGCTGTTTACTTGAGTGGGCTACGAGAGAAATATTTTGGTGAAGTTTTTTTAAACGCCTCGAGGTGTCTTGGAGGTTTATTAGTAGATGGAATCATGAACTCTCCAGTTGAAGAATGGCAATCAGATTTTGAAGAAGTAATAGAAATCAATAAATCTGTTCATGAATTAGGAAACAATTGGCATTTTGCTAATATGCTTCCCCACAGATTTAGATTACAAAGATCTACTTATGAAGAAGGTTTGAACCATATAGCAAGATATGTAGAGTCTTTTGAATCACAATCTAATGAAATATGGCTTGTATTTCATCACGAAGGCTTGTCCTTGTCAAAGCTCATGTACTCTGTGGATTCAGCACAAGAAAAGATTGACGAAGTAAAACATGTTCAGGTGTTGCACCCATCCAAGTGGTGGCATTGGCTGAAAACAACAGAAGCAGGAAATGAAGAAATGCGCAACCTTATATGGCAGTTG CTGATAGCGCTGAAGTCATGCCATGACCGGAACATCACCCACAGAGATATCAAACCTG AAAACATGGTTATTTGCTTTGAAGATCAGGATTCTGGTAGATGCTTGAATGGAGTTCCTGGTGGGCACAAGAACTATACCACCAAAAT GCGCATTATTGATTTTGGCAGTGGGATGGATGAGTTCACTTTGAAACATTTGTATGGATCATCAGGACCTTCTAG GGCCGAACAAACTTATGAGTATGCTCCTCCTGAAGCGTTGCTTAATGCCAGCTGGTATCAAGGGCCACCAGGTTCAAATATGAA GTATGATATGTGGAGTGTTGGTGTTGTCATTCTAGAATTAGTTTTGGGATCACCAAATGTTTTCCAAGTAGGCTCTTTAACAAGAGCTCTTTTAGATCCACATATTGAGGGTTGGAATGAAGACCTTAAGGAGCTTGCATACAA GCTTAGGTCCTTCATGGAGCTGTGTATTTTAATCCCTGGGAGTTCCACAAAACATCATCAGCCAATGGGTGAA GGTGGAGCTTCACCTGCTTCTTGGAGATGCTCTGAAGAGTTCTTCTCACAACAAATCAAGAGTAGAGATCCTCTGAAATTAGG GTTTCCAAATGTATGGGCGTTGCGGTTAGTGCGCCAGCTGTTACTATGGAATCCA GAGGATCGGTTGAGTGTTGATGATGCTTTGCAGCATCCTTATTTCCAGCATCCCCCAAGGAGATAA
- the LOC136218232 gene encoding uncharacterized protein isoform X5, whose translation MFAVNSKLLVLGFLVAVYATGSRGGESSTCLTVYKKGGAPAVFRSPKCPLWELPNYDIRSRTSTNAADGSLCQSAMLQGRRKFQEDRTFCALDILIPFPGKTGLREVMVGIVAVFDGHNGAEASEMASKLLLEYFALHTYFLLDATYTLVLKESTGRLPSKEGKDAAFQVLNWDEKLGRHELNFDRSNFFVPEKFDDSFHLRVLKEALMRAIHDIDATFSMATSRKNLDSGSTATIVLIADAHILVANVGDSKALLCSEKFQSPAEARATLLRLYRERRRNGVVSPVRYHDNIKLITSNGLAHFIVDELTRDHHPDRDDEKFRVETAGGYVHEWGGVARVNGQLAVSRAIGDVYYKRYGVISAPEVTDWQPVSKNDTYLVVASDGMFEKLNLQDVCDLLWEVHSHGTERSELSSSCSHSLAECLVNTAIERGSMDNVATVVVPLGSLGIPQRLVRERCIGDDDMDCSSIGLKKPTHGLLDNDLITSELIQLRHGHPLISKFDRLLVEGKHGNFGCYYLSENLNDASTMQDLTNNRESYLYDLPQALPEAFSHQYDGPLNLYNDLNLCLRFGTIVGGAKDQCPNPDGFANFLGLLESIPFPDDGSNYGSNDYATPNLRYVLKKRFGRGSYGEVWLGLYWNCHQDSNASKNENFSFSKCSNQNRSKSAHSTAHDCNAGSNDNFFVLKRIMVERGAAVYLSGLREKYFGEVFLNASRCLGGLLVDGIMNSPVEEWQSDFEEVIEINKSVHELGNNWHFANMLPHRFRLQRSTYEEGLNHIARYVESFESQSNEIWLVFHHEGLSLSKLMYSVDSAQEKIDEVKHVQVLHPSKWWHWLKTTEAGNEEMRNLIWQLLIALKSCHDRNITHRDIKPENMVICFEDQDSGRCLNGVPGGHKNYTTKMRIIDFGSGMDEFTLKHLYGSSGPSRAEQTYEYAPPEALLNASWYQGPPGSNMKYDMWSVGVVILELVLGSPNVFQVGSLTRALLDPHIEGWNEDLKELAYKNML comes from the exons ATGTTCGCAGTTAATTCGAAGCTTCTGGTTTTAGGGTTTCTTGTCGCTGTATATGCAACTGGAAGTCGTGGAGGAGAATCATCGACGTGTTTGACGGTGTACAAAAAAGGCGGTGCTCCGGCTGTGTTCCGATCTCCAAAATGTCCTCTCTGGGAGCTTCCAAATTATGATATTCGATCGCGAACCTCCACAAATGCTGCTGACGGCAGCCTTTGTCAATCTGCCATGCTTCAGGGTCGAAGAAAGTTTCAGGAGGATCGCACCTTCTGCGCCCTCGATATTCTCATTCCATTTCCTG GAAAAACTGGGCTTAGGGAGGTTATGGTTGGCATTGTAGCAGTTTTTGATGGTCATAACGGTGCTGAGGCTAGTGAGATGGCTTCAAAATTGCTGCTGGAGTATTTTGCTCTACATACATATTTTCTTTTGGATGCAACATATACTTTAGTGCTGAAGGAATCCACAGGAAGATTGCCTAGTAAGGAAGGAAAAGATGCTGCATTTCAGGTGTTAAATTGGGATGAAAAACTTGGTCGGCATGAATTGAACTTTGATAG GTCTAATTTTTTTGTGCCAGAAAAGTTTGATGATTCCTTTCATTTAAGAGTCCTGAAGGAAGCACTAATGAGGGCAATCCATGACATTGATGCAACATTTTCTATGGCAA CATCTCGAAAAAATCTTGATTCAGGTTCTACAGCCACCATTGTGCTTATAGCAGACGCTCACATATTAGTTGCCAATGTTGGAGATTCAAAGGCTCTTTTGTGCTCTGAAAAATTTCAGTCTCCTGCTGAGGCAAGAG CCACTTTATTAAGGTTATACAGAGAGCGGAGACGTAATGGAGTTGTTTCACCTGTAAGATATCATGACAACATTAAATTGATTACTTCCAATGGACTGGCACATTTTATTGTTGACGAATTGACTAGAGATCATCATCCGGATAGAGATGATGAAAAGTTTCGGGTGGAGACTGCTGGTGGGTATGTTCATGAGTGGGGTGGTGTGGCTAGAGTAAATGGCCAGTTGGCTGTTTCCCGAGCTATTGGCGATGTGTATTATAAGAG ATATGGTGTCATATCTGCACCCGAAGTGACAGACTGGCAACCTGTCTCCAAAAATGATACTTATCTAGTGGTTGCTTCTGATGGCATGTTTGAGAAGTTGAACTTGCAAGATGTGTGTGATCTACTTTGGGAAGTACACAGCCATGGAACTGAGAGGTCGGAACTTTCTTCTTCATGTTCACATTCATTAGCTGAATGCTTAGTGAACACTGCCATTGAAAGAGGCAGCATGGACAATGTGGCAACTGTTGTTGTTCCATTAGGCTCTCTAGGAATTCCCCAAAGATTGGTGAGGGAAAGGTGTATTGGTGACGATGATATGGATTGCTCATCTATAGGACTGAAGAAGCCCACCCATGGACTTTTAg ATAATGACCTCATTACTTCTGAACTCATACAGTTGAGACATGGACATCCTCTTATTTCCAAGTTTGACAGGTTATTG GTTGAAGGAAAACATGGGAACTTTGGATGTTATTACTTGTCTGAGAATTTAAATGATGCAAGTACCATGCAAGATCTAACTAATAACAGAGAAAGTTATTTGTATGACTTACCTCAGGCCCTACCAGAAGCATTCAGTCACCAGTATG ATGGACCTCTAAATTTGTACAATGACCTGAATTTGTGCTTGCGTTTTGGGACGATTGTTGGTGGAGCTAAAGATCAATGCCCTAATCCTGATGGCTTTGCTAATTTCCTTGGTTTACTTGAATCTATTCCTTTTCCCGATGATGGTTCAAATTATGGATCAAATGATTATGCAACGCCTAATCTAAG GTATGTGCTAAAGAAAAGGTTTGGTCGTGGATCATATGGTGAAGTGTGGCTGGGTCTTTATTGGAACTGTCATCAAGACAGCAATGCTTCAAAAAATGAGAATTTCTCATTTAGTAAATGTTCTAATCAAAATAGAAGTAAATCAGCTCATAGCACTGCTCACGATTGCAATGCTGGTTCTAATGACAACTTTTTCGTTCTTAAACGCATCATG GTGGAGAGGGGAGCTGCTGTTTACTTGAGTGGGCTACGAGAGAAATATTTTGGTGAAGTTTTTTTAAACGCCTCGAGGTGTCTTGGAGGTTTATTAGTAGATGGAATCATGAACTCTCCAGTTGAAGAATGGCAATCAGATTTTGAAGAAGTAATAGAAATCAATAAATCTGTTCATGAATTAGGAAACAATTGGCATTTTGCTAATATGCTTCCCCACAGATTTAGATTACAAAGATCTACTTATGAAGAAGGTTTGAACCATATAGCAAGATATGTAGAGTCTTTTGAATCACAATCTAATGAAATATGGCTTGTATTTCATCACGAAGGCTTGTCCTTGTCAAAGCTCATGTACTCTGTGGATTCAGCACAAGAAAAGATTGACGAAGTAAAACATGTTCAGGTGTTGCACCCATCCAAGTGGTGGCATTGGCTGAAAACAACAGAAGCAGGAAATGAAGAAATGCGCAACCTTATATGGCAGTTG CTGATAGCGCTGAAGTCATGCCATGACCGGAACATCACCCACAGAGATATCAAACCTG AAAACATGGTTATTTGCTTTGAAGATCAGGATTCTGGTAGATGCTTGAATGGAGTTCCTGGTGGGCACAAGAACTATACCACCAAAAT GCGCATTATTGATTTTGGCAGTGGGATGGATGAGTTCACTTTGAAACATTTGTATGGATCATCAGGACCTTCTAG GGCCGAACAAACTTATGAGTATGCTCCTCCTGAAGCGTTGCTTAATGCCAGCTGGTATCAAGGGCCACCAGGTTCAAATATGAA GTATGATATGTGGAGTGTTGGTGTTGTCATTCTAGAATTAGTTTTGGGATCACCAAATGTTTTCCAAGTAGGCTCTTTAACAAGAGCTCTTTTAGATCCACATATTGAGGGTTGGAATGAAGACCTTAAGGAGCTTGCATACAA gAATATGCTCTAG
- the LOC136218232 gene encoding uncharacterized protein isoform X6 — protein sequence MLHFRSNFFVPEKFDDSFHLRVLKEALMRAIHDIDATFSMATSRKNLDSGSTATIVLIADAHILVANVGDSKALLCSEKFQSPAEARATLLRLYRERRRNGVVSPVRYHDNIKLITSNGLAHFIVDELTRDHHPDRDDEKFRVETAGGYVHEWGGVARVNGQLAVSRAIGDVYYKRYGVISAPEVTDWQPVSKNDTYLVVASDGMFEKLNLQDVCDLLWEVHSHGTERSELSSSCSHSLAECLVNTAIERGSMDNVATVVVPLGSLGIPQRLVRERCIGDDDMDCSSIGLKKPTHGLLDNDLITSELIQLRHGHPLISKFDRLLVEGKHGNFGCYYLSENLNDASTMQDLTNNRESYLYDLPQALPEAFSHQYDGPLNLYNDLNLCLRFGTIVGGAKDQCPNPDGFANFLGLLESIPFPDDGSNYGSNDYATPNLRYVLKKRFGRGSYGEVWLGLYWNCHQDSNASKNENFSFSKCSNQNRSKSAHSTAHDCNAGSNDNFFVLKRIMVERGAAVYLSGLREKYFGEVFLNASRCLGGLLVDGIMNSPVEEWQSDFEEVIEINKSVHELGNNWHFANMLPHRFRLQRSTYEEGLNHIARYVESFESQSNEIWLVFHHEGLSLSKLMYSVDSAQEKIDEVKHVQVLHPSKWWHWLKTTEAGNEEMRNLIWQLLIALKSCHDRNITHRDIKPENMVICFEDQDSGRCLNGVPGGHKNYTTKMRIIDFGSGMDEFTLKHLYGSSGPSRAEQTYEYAPPEALLNASWYQGPPGSNMKYDMWSVGVVILELVLGSPNVFQVGSLTRALLDPHIEGWNEDLKELAYKLRSFMELCILIPGSSTKHHQPMGEVQGGASPASWRCSEEFFSQQIKSRDPLKLGFPNVWALRLVRQLLLWNPEDRLSVDDALQHPYFQHPPRR from the exons ATGCTGCATTTCAG GTCTAATTTTTTTGTGCCAGAAAAGTTTGATGATTCCTTTCATTTAAGAGTCCTGAAGGAAGCACTAATGAGGGCAATCCATGACATTGATGCAACATTTTCTATGGCAA CATCTCGAAAAAATCTTGATTCAGGTTCTACAGCCACCATTGTGCTTATAGCAGACGCTCACATATTAGTTGCCAATGTTGGAGATTCAAAGGCTCTTTTGTGCTCTGAAAAATTTCAGTCTCCTGCTGAGGCAAGAG CCACTTTATTAAGGTTATACAGAGAGCGGAGACGTAATGGAGTTGTTTCACCTGTAAGATATCATGACAACATTAAATTGATTACTTCCAATGGACTGGCACATTTTATTGTTGACGAATTGACTAGAGATCATCATCCGGATAGAGATGATGAAAAGTTTCGGGTGGAGACTGCTGGTGGGTATGTTCATGAGTGGGGTGGTGTGGCTAGAGTAAATGGCCAGTTGGCTGTTTCCCGAGCTATTGGCGATGTGTATTATAAGAG ATATGGTGTCATATCTGCACCCGAAGTGACAGACTGGCAACCTGTCTCCAAAAATGATACTTATCTAGTGGTTGCTTCTGATGGCATGTTTGAGAAGTTGAACTTGCAAGATGTGTGTGATCTACTTTGGGAAGTACACAGCCATGGAACTGAGAGGTCGGAACTTTCTTCTTCATGTTCACATTCATTAGCTGAATGCTTAGTGAACACTGCCATTGAAAGAGGCAGCATGGACAATGTGGCAACTGTTGTTGTTCCATTAGGCTCTCTAGGAATTCCCCAAAGATTGGTGAGGGAAAGGTGTATTGGTGACGATGATATGGATTGCTCATCTATAGGACTGAAGAAGCCCACCCATGGACTTTTAg ATAATGACCTCATTACTTCTGAACTCATACAGTTGAGACATGGACATCCTCTTATTTCCAAGTTTGACAGGTTATTG GTTGAAGGAAAACATGGGAACTTTGGATGTTATTACTTGTCTGAGAATTTAAATGATGCAAGTACCATGCAAGATCTAACTAATAACAGAGAAAGTTATTTGTATGACTTACCTCAGGCCCTACCAGAAGCATTCAGTCACCAGTATG ATGGACCTCTAAATTTGTACAATGACCTGAATTTGTGCTTGCGTTTTGGGACGATTGTTGGTGGAGCTAAAGATCAATGCCCTAATCCTGATGGCTTTGCTAATTTCCTTGGTTTACTTGAATCTATTCCTTTTCCCGATGATGGTTCAAATTATGGATCAAATGATTATGCAACGCCTAATCTAAG GTATGTGCTAAAGAAAAGGTTTGGTCGTGGATCATATGGTGAAGTGTGGCTGGGTCTTTATTGGAACTGTCATCAAGACAGCAATGCTTCAAAAAATGAGAATTTCTCATTTAGTAAATGTTCTAATCAAAATAGAAGTAAATCAGCTCATAGCACTGCTCACGATTGCAATGCTGGTTCTAATGACAACTTTTTCGTTCTTAAACGCATCATG GTGGAGAGGGGAGCTGCTGTTTACTTGAGTGGGCTACGAGAGAAATATTTTGGTGAAGTTTTTTTAAACGCCTCGAGGTGTCTTGGAGGTTTATTAGTAGATGGAATCATGAACTCTCCAGTTGAAGAATGGCAATCAGATTTTGAAGAAGTAATAGAAATCAATAAATCTGTTCATGAATTAGGAAACAATTGGCATTTTGCTAATATGCTTCCCCACAGATTTAGATTACAAAGATCTACTTATGAAGAAGGTTTGAACCATATAGCAAGATATGTAGAGTCTTTTGAATCACAATCTAATGAAATATGGCTTGTATTTCATCACGAAGGCTTGTCCTTGTCAAAGCTCATGTACTCTGTGGATTCAGCACAAGAAAAGATTGACGAAGTAAAACATGTTCAGGTGTTGCACCCATCCAAGTGGTGGCATTGGCTGAAAACAACAGAAGCAGGAAATGAAGAAATGCGCAACCTTATATGGCAGTTG CTGATAGCGCTGAAGTCATGCCATGACCGGAACATCACCCACAGAGATATCAAACCTG AAAACATGGTTATTTGCTTTGAAGATCAGGATTCTGGTAGATGCTTGAATGGAGTTCCTGGTGGGCACAAGAACTATACCACCAAAAT GCGCATTATTGATTTTGGCAGTGGGATGGATGAGTTCACTTTGAAACATTTGTATGGATCATCAGGACCTTCTAG GGCCGAACAAACTTATGAGTATGCTCCTCCTGAAGCGTTGCTTAATGCCAGCTGGTATCAAGGGCCACCAGGTTCAAATATGAA GTATGATATGTGGAGTGTTGGTGTTGTCATTCTAGAATTAGTTTTGGGATCACCAAATGTTTTCCAAGTAGGCTCTTTAACAAGAGCTCTTTTAGATCCACATATTGAGGGTTGGAATGAAGACCTTAAGGAGCTTGCATACAA GCTTAGGTCCTTCATGGAGCTGTGTATTTTAATCCCTGGGAGTTCCACAAAACATCATCAGCCAATGGGTGAA GTCCAGGGTGGAGCTTCACCTGCTTCTTGGAGATGCTCTGAAGAGTTCTTCTCACAACAAATCAAGAGTAGAGATCCTCTGAAATTAGG GTTTCCAAATGTATGGGCGTTGCGGTTAGTGCGCCAGCTGTTACTATGGAATCCA GAGGATCGGTTGAGTGTTGATGATGCTTTGCAGCATCCTTATTTCCAGCATCCCCCAAGGAGATAA